A region of Paenimyroides aestuarii DNA encodes the following proteins:
- the thrS gene encoding threonine--tRNA ligase, which produces MIKITLPDGSVREYASGVTPHEVALSISEGLARNVISANFNGTTVETVTPLTTDGSLTLYTWNDADGKKAFWHSTSHVMAQALQEMYPGIKLTIGPAIDNGFYYDVDFGANKISDNDFKAIEDRILAISKEKHEFKMRSATKAEALELYKDNEYKTELIQNLEDGTISFCDHATFTDLCRGGHIPNTGIIKAVKILSVAGAYWRGDEKNKQLTRVYGISFPKQKELTEYLEMIEEAKRRDHRKLGKELELFHFSQRVGQGLPLWLPKGAALRDRLEQFLRKAQKKAGYEQVVTPHIGQKELYVTSGHYAKYGADSFQPIHTPAEGEEFLLKPMNCPHHCEIYNAKPWSYKDLPKRYAEFGTVYRYEQSGELHGLTRVRGFTQDDAHIFCTPDQLDEEFKKVIDLVLYVFGSLGFENFTAQVSVRDLSNPDKYIGSVENWEKAENAIISAAKDKGLNYVVESGEAAFYGPKLDFMVKDALGRSWQLGTIQVDYNLPERFDLTYKGADDKLHRPVMIHRAPFGSMERFIAILLEHTGGHFPLWLMPEQVIILSLSEKYENYAKKVLTLLENNEIRAKLDDRNETIGKKIREAELQKYPYMLIIGEEEEKNNQVSVRKQGESGKTNTSMSIEEFSSLIQDEINKTIKQF; this is translated from the coding sequence ATGATTAAAATAACATTACCAGATGGTTCGGTGCGCGAATACGCTTCAGGCGTAACACCGCATGAAGTCGCTTTAAGCATAAGCGAAGGTTTAGCACGTAACGTAATTTCAGCAAATTTTAACGGAACAACCGTTGAAACGGTTACGCCTTTAACCACCGATGGTAGTTTAACGTTATATACTTGGAACGATGCCGACGGAAAAAAAGCTTTTTGGCACTCTACATCACACGTTATGGCACAAGCTTTGCAAGAGATGTATCCAGGCATTAAATTAACAATTGGCCCTGCAATTGACAATGGATTTTATTATGATGTGGATTTTGGTGCAAATAAGATCTCAGACAATGATTTCAAAGCCATTGAAGATCGAATTTTAGCAATATCAAAAGAAAAACACGAGTTTAAAATGCGATCTGCAACAAAAGCAGAAGCATTGGAATTATATAAGGATAACGAATATAAAACCGAATTAATTCAGAATTTAGAAGACGGAACAATAAGTTTTTGCGACCACGCAACCTTCACCGATTTGTGTCGTGGAGGGCACATTCCAAACACCGGAATCATTAAAGCCGTAAAAATACTTTCGGTTGCAGGTGCATATTGGCGCGGTGATGAGAAGAACAAGCAATTAACGCGTGTGTACGGTATATCGTTTCCAAAACAAAAAGAACTTACCGAATATTTAGAAATGATCGAAGAGGCAAAACGCCGTGATCATCGTAAATTAGGTAAAGAATTAGAATTGTTTCATTTCTCGCAACGTGTGGGGCAAGGATTGCCATTGTGGCTGCCAAAAGGTGCTGCATTGCGCGATCGTTTGGAACAATTTTTACGCAAAGCACAAAAGAAAGCAGGTTATGAACAAGTTGTAACGCCGCATATTGGTCAAAAAGAATTGTATGTAACATCAGGGCATTATGCAAAATATGGCGCTGATTCATTCCAACCAATTCACACACCAGCAGAGGGCGAAGAGTTTTTATTAAAACCAATGAACTGTCCGCACCATTGTGAAATTTACAATGCAAAACCTTGGTCGTACAAAGATTTGCCAAAACGTTATGCAGAATTTGGAACGGTTTATAGATATGAGCAATCAGGTGAATTACATGGTTTAACACGTGTTCGTGGTTTCACTCAAGACGATGCCCACATATTCTGTACACCCGACCAGTTAGATGAAGAATTTAAAAAAGTAATTGACTTAGTACTTTACGTATTTGGATCATTAGGTTTTGAAAACTTCACCGCTCAAGTTTCCGTTCGCGATTTAAGCAATCCAGATAAATATATTGGGTCGGTAGAAAATTGGGAAAAAGCAGAAAATGCCATCATCAGCGCAGCAAAAGATAAAGGCTTAAACTATGTGGTGGAATCGGGCGAAGCAGCTTTCTACGGACCAAAGTTAGATTTCATGGTGAAAGATGCTTTAGGACGCAGCTGGCAGTTAGGAACCATTCAGGTAGATTACAATTTACCCGAGCGTTTTGATTTAACCTACAAAGGAGCAGACGATAAATTGCACCGCCCTGTAATGATTCACCGTGCCCCTTTTGGTTCAATGGAGCGATTTATTGCCATTTTATTAGAGCATACCGGCGGTCATTTCCCATTATGGTTGATGCCAGAGCAAGTTATTATCTTGTCTTTAAGCGAGAAATATGAAAATTATGCAAAAAAAGTTTTAACTTTGTTGGAAAATAACGAAATTCGCGCTAAACTTGATGACCGCAACGAAACAATAGGTAAAAAAATTCGGGAAGCCGAATTACAAAAGTACCCGTATATGTTGATCATTGGCGAAGAAGAAGAAAAAAACAACCAAGTTTCAGTGCGCAAACAAGGCGAATCAGGAAAAACAAACACATCAATGAGTATTGAAGAATTTTCTTCATTAATTCAAGATGAAATAAACAAAACAATAAAACAATTTTAA
- the acs gene encoding acetate--CoA ligase produces MSYYKIADLEQYFKHYKKSVREPRKFWSKIAEENFIWYQVWDKVFEVDFPKGAIKWFVNAKLNITKNCIDRHLSKRGEKTALIFEPNNPSEKPQHISYNELYTSVSKTANVLKSLGVKKGDRVCIYLPMIPELAITMLACARIGAIHSVIFAGFSDAAIRSRVQDCAAKIIVTSDGGFRGEKTIKTKEVVDKAIEGVTTVEKVLVVKRTNEKVAFNPEKDLWFDELYQAAENTNTAEIMDAEDPLFILYTSGSTGKPKGMVHTTAGYMVQTAYSFQNVFNYKDTDVFWCSADLGWITGHSYILYGALLNGATTVLFEGIPTYPDPSRYWEIIDKYKITHFYTAPTAIRSLMTTDYSYVASHDLSSLRVLGSVGEPINEEAWHWFNDFIGKKRCPIVDTWWQTETGSIMIAPLAFVTPTKPTYATLPLPGIQSVLMDEKNNEIKGNQVMGSLCVKFPWPSIARTIWGDHERFVKTYFTDFPGTYFTGDNALRDEVGYYRITGRADDVVIVSGHNLGTAPIEDAINQHPAVAESAVVGFPHDIKGNALYGYISLKKEGSTRDRENLKKEINQLIADHYGPIGKLDKMQFVDDLPKTRSGKILRRLLRSIAMNQLENFGDTSTMINPEVVQNIINGRV; encoded by the coding sequence ATGAGTTATTACAAAATCGCCGATTTAGAACAATATTTTAAACATTATAAAAAGTCAGTCCGCGAGCCTCGAAAGTTTTGGAGCAAAATTGCAGAAGAAAATTTTATTTGGTATCAAGTTTGGGATAAAGTTTTTGAAGTTGATTTTCCCAAAGGCGCTATAAAATGGTTTGTGAATGCTAAATTAAATATTACTAAAAATTGTATTGACCGACATTTATCAAAGCGTGGCGAAAAAACAGCTTTAATCTTTGAACCAAACAATCCGTCTGAAAAACCGCAACACATCAGTTACAATGAACTGTACACTAGTGTTTCAAAAACAGCAAATGTTTTAAAATCGTTAGGCGTTAAAAAAGGCGATCGTGTGTGCATTTATTTGCCAATGATTCCAGAATTAGCCATAACCATGTTGGCTTGTGCCCGAATTGGCGCCATACATTCAGTGATTTTTGCAGGATTTTCAGATGCGGCCATTCGTTCGCGTGTGCAAGATTGTGCTGCAAAAATAATTGTAACTTCAGATGGAGGTTTCCGTGGCGAAAAAACAATTAAAACCAAAGAAGTTGTAGATAAAGCAATTGAAGGAGTAACTACCGTTGAAAAAGTTTTGGTGGTGAAACGCACCAATGAAAAAGTGGCGTTTAATCCAGAGAAAGACCTTTGGTTTGATGAACTGTACCAAGCTGCTGAAAACACAAATACTGCCGAAATTATGGATGCGGAAGATCCATTATTTATCCTTTATACTTCAGGGTCAACCGGTAAACCTAAGGGAATGGTGCACACCACAGCCGGATACATGGTGCAAACGGCTTATAGTTTTCAAAATGTTTTTAATTATAAAGATACCGATGTTTTTTGGTGCAGTGCCGATTTAGGATGGATTACAGGACATTCATACATTTTATATGGTGCCTTGTTAAACGGTGCCACGACAGTTCTTTTTGAAGGAATACCTACTTATCCTGATCCATCGCGCTATTGGGAAATCATTGATAAATATAAAATCACGCATTTTTATACAGCTCCCACAGCCATTCGTTCGTTAATGACTACTGATTATTCGTATGTAGCTTCGCACGATCTATCTTCCTTGCGGGTTTTAGGTTCTGTTGGCGAGCCCATTAATGAAGAAGCTTGGCACTGGTTTAATGATTTTATCGGAAAAAAACGATGCCCGATTGTAGATACATGGTGGCAAACAGAAACAGGTTCCATAATGATTGCACCGCTGGCGTTTGTTACTCCAACAAAACCAACTTACGCTACTTTACCATTGCCCGGCATACAATCGGTTTTAATGGACGAAAAAAACAATGAAATAAAAGGCAACCAAGTAATGGGCAGTTTATGTGTGAAGTTTCCATGGCCTTCGATTGCACGAACTATTTGGGGCGATCATGAGCGTTTTGTAAAAACCTATTTCACTGATTTTCCAGGAACTTATTTCACAGGCGATAACGCCTTGCGAGATGAAGTGGGCTATTACCGAATCACGGGTAGGGCAGATGATGTGGTGATTGTTTCAGGACATAATTTGGGAACAGCACCGATTGAGGATGCTATTAACCAACATCCGGCTGTAGCAGAATCGGCAGTGGTTGGATTTCCACATGATATAAAAGGAAATGCTTTATATGGATACATTTCCTTAAAAAAAGAAGGAAGCACACGCGACCGAGAAAACCTGAAAAAGGAAATTAACCAATTAATTGCAGATCATTACGGACCAATTGGTAAACTAGATAAAATGCAGTTTGTGGATGATTTACCAAAAACACGTTCAGGTAAAATACTGCGAAGACTATTGCGATCAATAGCAATGAATCAATTGGAAAATTTTGGCGATACATCAACGATGATTAATCCCGAAGTGGTTCAGAACATAATTAATGGTCGTGTTTAA
- the rplT gene encoding 50S ribosomal protein L20 yields MPKANNAVASRARRKRILKQAKGFFGRRKNVWTVAKNAVEKAMQYAYRDRKQKKRNFRALWIMRINAGARLHGMSYSQFMGKIKANNIELNRKVLADLAMNHPEAFTAIVNKIK; encoded by the coding sequence ATGCCAAAAGCAAATAATGCAGTAGCATCAAGAGCAAGAAGAAAAAGAATTTTGAAGCAAGCCAAAGGTTTCTTCGGAAGACGTAAAAACGTTTGGACAGTAGCTAAAAATGCGGTAGAAAAAGCAATGCAATATGCATACCGCGACAGAAAACAAAAGAAAAGAAATTTCCGCGCGTTATGGATCATGCGTATCAACGCTGGTGCACGCTTACACGGAATGTCTTATTCTCAATTCATGGGGAAAATCAAAGCGAACAACATCGAATTAAACCGTAAGGTTTTAGCAGATTTAGCAATGAACCACCCAGAAGCTTTCACAGCTATCGTTAATAAAATTAAATAA
- a CDS encoding DegT/DnrJ/EryC1/StrS family aminotransferase, which produces MIPYLNIKKINQPYQEAFLSKTKLFFDKGHYILGDEVLKFEQEFAAYCKVSHCIGVGNGLDALLLIFKAYIELGALQPGDEVIVPANTYIACILAIQNAGLTPKLVDTNFLNYNLTIDVLQQQVTQNTKAVLMVHLYGQITDALAIQTFCKDFGLLLIEDAAQAHGAVANDRKAGAIGNAAGFSFYPGKNLGCLGDGGAITTNNAQLADCVRSLRNYGSELKYHNIYKGINSRLDELQAAFLRLKLPDLDFDNKKRQGIAKRYLTEIVNPLIVLPFVNDFSAHVFHVFPVRVEHRAEFQQYLMDHNIQTLIHYPIPPHKQQAMSELNDLRFPISELVHKQIVSIPLNPSLTVDEQDFIIEKMNGF; this is translated from the coding sequence ATGATTCCTTATCTAAACATAAAAAAAATAAACCAACCGTATCAGGAAGCTTTTTTATCAAAAACCAAACTTTTTTTTGATAAAGGGCATTATATTTTAGGTGATGAAGTGTTGAAATTTGAGCAGGAATTTGCAGCTTATTGCAAGGTGTCGCACTGCATTGGCGTGGGTAATGGTTTAGATGCTTTACTGTTAATTTTTAAAGCTTATATTGAATTAGGAGCTTTGCAACCGGGCGATGAAGTGATTGTGCCTGCAAATACCTATATTGCTTGTATTTTAGCCATTCAAAATGCAGGTTTAACCCCGAAATTGGTCGATACTAATTTTTTAAATTATAATCTTACAATTGATGTGTTGCAGCAGCAAGTTACCCAAAATACCAAAGCGGTTTTGATGGTGCATTTATACGGACAAATCACCGATGCGTTGGCTATTCAAACATTTTGTAAAGATTTTGGATTGCTGCTAATAGAAGATGCAGCACAAGCACACGGCGCGGTGGCAAATGATAGAAAAGCCGGTGCTATTGGCAATGCGGCCGGATTTAGTTTTTATCCAGGCAAAAATTTAGGTTGTTTGGGCGATGGTGGTGCCATAACCACAAACAATGCACAACTTGCTGATTGTGTGCGCAGTTTGCGAAATTATGGTTCTGAATTAAAGTATCACAATATATATAAAGGTATCAATTCGCGACTAGACGAATTACAAGCGGCTTTTTTGCGATTGAAATTACCAGATTTAGATTTTGACAACAAGAAAAGACAAGGCATTGCAAAACGTTATTTAACAGAAATTGTAAATCCGTTGATTGTTTTGCCGTTTGTAAATGATTTTAGTGCGCATGTTTTTCATGTGTTCCCAGTGCGGGTAGAGCATCGGGCCGAGTTTCAACAGTATTTGATGGATCACAACATTCAAACGTTGATTCATTATCCTATTCCGCCTCATAAACAACAAGCAATGAGCGAATTAAATGATTTGCGTTTCCCGATTTCAGAGTTGGTTCACAAGCAAATTGTGAGTATTCCGCTGAACCCATCGCTAACGGTTGATGAGCAAGATTTTATTATTGAAAAAATGAATGGTTTTTAA
- the infC gene encoding translation initiation factor IF-3: MAVHNRRGFKPHEKKEDAHKTNEAIRVPEVRLVGDNVEPGVYKTSQAMAIADEQGLDLVEISPNAAPPVCKIIDYKKFLYEQKKRDKMLKAKTAQITVKEIRFGPQTDEHDYEFKKKNAMKFLKEGSKLKAFVFFKGRSIIYKEQGQILLLRLAQDLEEYGKVEAMPVLEGKRMTMYIAPKKKN; this comes from the coding sequence ATAGCAGTACATAACAGAAGAGGTTTCAAACCTCACGAGAAGAAGGAAGATGCACACAAAACAAATGAAGCGATTCGTGTGCCAGAAGTTCGTTTAGTAGGCGATAATGTAGAACCTGGAGTATATAAAACTTCTCAGGCAATGGCAATTGCAGATGAGCAAGGATTAGACTTAGTGGAAATTTCACCCAACGCTGCACCACCTGTTTGTAAAATTATCGACTACAAAAAGTTTCTTTACGAACAAAAGAAACGTGACAAAATGTTGAAAGCTAAAACTGCACAAATTACGGTTAAAGAAATTCGTTTTGGCCCACAAACAGACGAACACGATTACGAGTTTAAAAAGAAAAATGCAATGAAGTTTCTTAAAGAAGGTTCTAAATTAAAAGCATTTGTATTTTTTAAAGGACGATCAATTATTTACAAAGAACAAGGGCAAATATTACTATTGCGTTTGGCACAAGACCTTGAAGAATATGGTAAAGTAGAAGCTATGCCCGTTCTTGAAGGAAAAAGAATGACCATGTATATTGCACCTAAAAAGAAAAATTAG
- the rpmI gene encoding 50S ribosomal protein L35, whose product MPKMKTKSSAKKRFTVTGSGKIKRKHAFKSHILTKKSKKRKLALTHSGLVHKADEKSIKEQLRII is encoded by the coding sequence ATGCCTAAAATGAAAACTAAATCTAGTGCCAAAAAACGTTTCACCGTTACAGGTTCTGGAAAAATTAAAAGAAAACACGCTTTTAAAAGCCACATCTTAACAAAGAAGTCTAAAAAGCGTAAATTAGCTTTAACACACTCTGGTTTAGTACATAAAGCAGACGAGAAAAGCATCAAAGAACAATTAAGAATCATCTAA
- a CDS encoding FemAB family protein: protein MITKDLVEIVRYENRFKNDWDSFVDNAENGTFLFHRVFMEYHKDRFEDFSLMLFCKGSLKAILPANVLDKTIYSHQGLTFGGLLIAPHCTDETYAFFWQHIKDYLSVKGFTDLIFKEMPAPYQRQMWNDDLSLDRKLVQQTSNFQVNLNDFKISKSKLKHYHRAAKNNFLLVEDDAFEPFWKNILEPLLSEKYQTKPLHSLEEITSLKKKFNKNIIQCNLYYKDEIVAGITLFVHAGFIVKSQYGASSALGKKLRAMDFLFIELIHKFKKLNFAFFDMGTATDASFPEGVNPGLMNQKKELGCRAYPQNIYQIRL from the coding sequence ATGATTACAAAAGATTTGGTAGAAATTGTTCGGTATGAAAATCGTTTTAAAAACGATTGGGATTCCTTTGTTGATAATGCTGAAAATGGAACTTTTTTGTTTCATAGAGTTTTTATGGAATATCACAAAGACCGATTCGAAGATTTTTCGCTGATGCTTTTTTGCAAGGGCAGTTTAAAAGCCATTTTGCCCGCTAATGTCTTAGATAAAACGATATATTCACACCAGGGTTTAACTTTTGGTGGATTGCTAATTGCGCCTCATTGCACCGATGAAACGTATGCCTTTTTTTGGCAACATATTAAAGACTATCTTTCGGTGAAAGGTTTTACCGATTTGATTTTTAAAGAAATGCCAGCGCCTTATCAAAGGCAAATGTGGAATGATGATTTAAGTCTTGATAGAAAATTAGTTCAGCAAACTAGTAATTTTCAAGTGAACCTTAATGATTTTAAAATTTCTAAAAGTAAATTAAAGCACTATCACCGTGCAGCAAAAAATAATTTTTTATTGGTGGAAGATGATGCATTTGAACCTTTTTGGAAGAATATTTTAGAGCCATTGCTTAGCGAAAAATACCAAACAAAACCTTTGCATTCGTTGGAAGAAATTACATCTTTAAAGAAAAAATTCAATAAAAATATCATTCAATGCAACCTTTATTATAAGGATGAAATTGTGGCAGGAATTACGTTGTTTGTACATGCCGGATTTATTGTTAAATCGCAATACGGTGCATCGTCAGCTTTAGGAAAAAAATTAAGAGCTATGGACTTTTTGTTTATTGAACTCATCCATAAATTTAAAAAACTTAATTTTGCTTTTTTTGATATGGGTACCGCGACTGATGCCTCTTTTCCCGAGGGTGTCAATCCTGGTTTAATGAATCAGAAAAAAGAATTGGGATGCCGTGCATATCCACAAAACATTTATCAAATTAGGCTATGA
- a CDS encoding 2,3,4,5-tetrahydropyridine-2,6-dicarboxylate N-succinyltransferase: MQELKNIIEQAWENRELLQQEETQNTIRKVIDLIDNGELRTAEPTDGGWQINEWVKKAVVLYFPIQKMETLEAGIFEYHDKMPLKRNYAEKGVRVVPNAVARHGAYISSGVILMPSYVNIGAYVDEGTMVDTWATVGSCAQIGKNVHLSGGVGIGGVLEPLQAAPVIIEDNAFIGSRCIVVEGVRVGKEAVLGANVCLTASTKIIDVTGETPIEIKGYVPERSVVIPGSYTKKFPAGEYQVPCALIIGKRKESTDKKTSLNDALREHNVAV; encoded by the coding sequence ATGCAAGAATTAAAAAACATCATAGAGCAAGCTTGGGAAAACCGAGAGTTACTACAACAAGAAGAAACACAAAACACCATTAGAAAGGTAATTGATTTAATTGATAATGGCGAATTGCGAACTGCAGAACCAACTGATGGTGGTTGGCAAATAAACGAATGGGTAAAAAAAGCAGTTGTTCTCTATTTCCCTATTCAGAAAATGGAAACATTGGAAGCCGGAATCTTTGAGTACCATGACAAAATGCCTTTAAAACGCAATTATGCTGAAAAAGGTGTTCGTGTGGTTCCAAATGCAGTGGCTCGTCATGGAGCATATATATCCTCTGGTGTAATTTTAATGCCATCTTATGTTAATATTGGTGCCTATGTTGATGAAGGAACAATGGTTGATACATGGGCTACCGTGGGTTCTTGTGCGCAAATTGGTAAAAACGTACATTTATCCGGCGGTGTTGGTATTGGCGGTGTTTTGGAGCCTCTACAAGCCGCTCCTGTGATTATTGAAGATAATGCTTTTATTGGTTCTCGTTGCATTGTGGTGGAAGGTGTTCGTGTAGGGAAAGAAGCTGTTTTAGGTGCCAACGTTTGTTTAACTGCTTCTACAAAGATTATCGATGTAACTGGCGAAACTCCTATCGAAATTAAAGGATATGTGCCAGAGCGTTCGGTGGTCATTCCTGGTTCTTATACAAAAAAATTCCCGGCCGGTGAATATCAAGTTCCATGTGCATTAATTATTGGGAAACGAAAAGAAAGTACCGATAAAAAAACTTCTTTGAACGATGCTTTGCGTGAACATAATGTAGCTGTATAA
- a CDS encoding NAD(P)H-dependent flavin oxidoreductase has translation MNRISQLFNIKYPIIQGGMIWNSGYKLAAAVSNAGGLGLIGAGSMYPEVLREHIQKCKQATDKPFGVNVPMLYPNIDEIMNIIVEEGVKVVFTSAGNPKTWTSWLKEKGITVVHVVSSSKFAVKAQEAGVDAVVAEGFEAGGHNGREETTTLTLIPMVKQHLQIPLIAAGGIATGKAMHAAMVLGADGVQMGTRFAMTTESSSHQHFKDACVNAQEGDTYLTLKELAPVRLIRNKFFNEVQEAYGKCATTDDLKALLGRARAKRGMFEGDLENGELEIGQIVGLINEIKPVDDVMQEIIADFHQSRKVDLSF, from the coding sequence ATGAACAGAATCTCACAACTATTCAATATAAAATATCCTATTATCCAAGGCGGAATGATTTGGAACAGCGGGTACAAATTAGCTGCTGCTGTTAGCAATGCTGGCGGTTTGGGCTTAATTGGCGCCGGCTCCATGTATCCGGAAGTTTTGCGCGAACATATTCAAAAATGTAAGCAAGCAACCGATAAACCTTTTGGCGTGAATGTTCCCATGTTGTATCCAAATATCGATGAAATTATGAATATCATTGTGGAAGAAGGTGTGAAAGTCGTGTTTACATCGGCAGGAAATCCCAAAACATGGACCTCTTGGTTAAAAGAAAAAGGCATTACGGTGGTTCATGTGGTGAGTTCGTCAAAGTTTGCTGTTAAAGCACAAGAGGCGGGTGTTGATGCTGTGGTTGCTGAAGGTTTTGAAGCCGGTGGTCACAATGGAAGGGAAGAAACCACAACATTGACCTTAATTCCGATGGTAAAACAGCATTTACAAATTCCTTTGATTGCCGCAGGTGGAATTGCAACCGGAAAGGCGATGCATGCTGCAATGGTTTTAGGTGCTGATGGTGTTCAAATGGGCACCCGATTTGCAATGACTACCGAAAGTTCTTCGCACCAACATTTCAAAGATGCATGTGTGAATGCACAAGAAGGTGACACTTATCTTACGCTGAAAGAATTGGCACCGGTGCGGTTAATTCGCAATAAATTTTTTAACGAAGTGCAAGAAGCGTACGGAAAATGTGCCACAACTGACGATTTAAAAGCATTGTTGGGACGTGCAAGAGCCAAACGCGGTATGTTTGAAGGTGATTTGGAAAATGGTGAACTCGAAATTGGTCAGATTGTTGGCTTGATTAACGAAATTAAACCAGTTGATGATGTGATGCAGGAAATTATTGCCGATTTTCATCAATCTAGAAAAGTCGATTTATCGTTCTAA